The DNA sequence TTAACTAACTGTATTTCGtccaaataaatacaaaacttaaaaaaaatccaatctgCTACATGGCATCCGGTTGCTGAATCGGCTCGACAGTGATTTCGACAAGTTTCCATTCATTCAAAAACCAGCGCGGCTCAAAGGGAAGGGGGGCGAGAAGACAGCAGGAATCATCGTATGGTCATCCATTAAGTTCATTCTGGAGAAAACGTACAGTAAAAAATCACAGACATCGCCACTGTAGTTGAAATTTCGAgcattgaaaataataaaatcaaatgtctGTGCCTATCCTGCAGCATCGTTCAAACGACAAGTTAGACACAAAAAACCTTTAAAGGtgatagataaaaaaaaataaagctaaaaattacaataaactTGCATAGCCGTGAAGCGTACAAAAGAAGCATGTGAAGTTCAACAGGTGCAAAAGAGTTTTCAAAGACGTTACAGCCGGAAGAGGCTCCGTGTTCCAGTGAACGTGCATGAACAAAGATGCCGCGGCCCCCGTGTGAACGGTAGAAAGTAAAAGGCAGAGGTTCGAATCTCCTCTGTGCAGCGAGTCTGACGGCTCGATGAAGGATGCGAggtgagtcgggggggggggcggggcttgaacAGTAAAGCGTCCGCACGAGGAGGTGAAGGCGACGCCTTACAGTGAGCTCTGAGACGGGGAGTTTTTGATGTTCTTgatctccagctccagctgcttgATGCAAACGTCCCTCTGGTTGAGGAGCTCCCTCAACCGTCGGATTTCATCCTGCTGCTTGAGGAACGTCATGCGCAGCTgtaggccacacacacacacacacacacacacacacgagataGAAGACGCGTGTTGTTAAAGGTCCAGTttgagttgctttttttttattaataatactgAATTCAATCAAATTTATCATCAAGTTTTTTTCTAGGTTGTAAATAACGGGATATTTAAAAGGCAATGATAAAGTACACTGGAATAAAAGGATGCACACAGCGACAATCATTGAGTACCTCATTCTCGGTTTTTGGGGGGGAGCAAAGTGTCAGGTCTTCTCCGTTGCTGATGGGCGTCCAGCTCTTGTCGCCTGCGGCGAGGCTGCCGTCCCCCTTGCCGTCTTTGGTTCCCAGTTGGTTCTGGAAGTATCCCAGCTGTAGCGAACCTGGCCTGCTATGAGACCTGCGAGTGTCCAGCGGGCTCCCCAGCCCCTTACTCACATCCGAGTAAGGGGACTCGGCAACTTGACTTCCAGGCTTCAGAGAAATTAGCACCGGCCCTGGAAGACGGGGACGAGACGTTCAAATCCGGCTCATTGTGAGATTAGCTACAAGTCGAACATTAAACTCGAACTCAACATTAACGCCACTCAGAAAGAGCTGCGCATAAAAGCAATCGTCTCACGACATTATACATACAACATACAAATACATACAATGCACAAATACATGCACATTAATTCTGACCTTTATCGATGCCACTGAGCCACTCCTCCGCAGTCAGAGCAGGCCTGTTCCCAGCCGTCATCGGATAGATGTCTTCCTGGTACGAGTCCGACTGGAAACACACGCAGCGCACGTTCAGACAGATGCATGCACATCTGCACACGGCAAATCACACGCTGCAAAGTGATCCCTCACCCGGCGGGGAACGATCATGGACAGAGGCTCAACCAGACTCTTGATTGTCACCAGTTTGTAGAACCTGAACACCTCGCAGGAACTCACATCCACACCCCTCTTTGGCATCGCACCTGAGGAAGGACACACagatgagggtttttttttcttctgctttttctaccccccccccccccgggaggatCATCGGTTTTATCCTGCTGAGAGATCAGGTGATCCGGAGAATGTAAGCAGGAGGTAAAGCGTGACGGCAaacacaatgacaaataaaacacattatggtttgcattttaaatgactttaacaaatgcaaatataatTCATGTTTATATCATAATGGGGAACTAAAAAGGTGACATCGCAGGGATGCAAGATGCAgatctggagcagatgttcagGAAAACGAGCTGTAAATTCTCATTTTGAAACTTTTAATctgaattaaaatttaaatagtTTTATTCTTACAACACCAAGTTTCATTTTGATTGAAGTCTAGCAGTGTACTACATAGAGCTACCTACAGgtggaacagtgtgtgtgtgtgtgtgtgtgtgtgggggggggtcatagctCAGCTGCATCTAAAGACAAAAAAGCGCTTCTGCCGTTCAGTTTGTGTCAACTTCAAATTAGCCAAGACAGCACAACAAAATCTTTGTCTTCAGTTCAGAATCCAAAGCGCATGTCATTCTGCAGGCTCTCGACTCTTGCTGCAAGTCGCGTCACACGGGCCACGCCTTATTCAAATATCGCAGGCTTGCTTGCACAGCAGCTTTGCTTACAGGTGCAAGACAACAAGCACAGGCCGAAGGCAGAGTTTCTGTAGAGTAAGCATCATTTTCTTTACACATTCAAATAGGGGCAAACACACTGCATGCACGCTGCATGCACGCTGATCTTACCCAGTCCTTTCTGAGGTAGGTTGGAGCGGTACTCAGTCAGGTAGTGGATATATGGCTTTTCCGAGCTGATCTCGTAGTACCTGATATTTCCGTCACCCTGACGGAGACAGGAGAATACTTTCGTTGGAGCATGTTCTATATGGATGCGTGGACCGGTTACCATTTTAGAGACGCACCTTCCCGGCGATGtaaagcatgtgtgtgtcagggtCGTAGAAAGGAAACAGCAATCCGGACGACCCGTCGAGGTTCTCTTGTAACAAAGGCACAGACATGtcatcctgcaaacacacatcaggattaacaagcggggggggggggccttcaggCAATCTGAACTGTCATCTGGCCTTATTTTAACTGAAGCAGGTTGAACCTGCCCACCAATCTGGCCACTAGATGGTAGAACTGAGTGTGAGAGCAGGGTTAGGCACACTGACTGATTTCGTATCGTTGAAGGAATTCCCTTTCAGATGTAGGAAATTGTAACAAGCATTTATCCAGCACGTGACAAAATTCATCAAAACTCTTAAGCTTTTTACTTCCTGGCTTTTGAAGTGCAGCCATCCCTGAATGAATTTAGGCTCAGGTGTCATCACATGATCCCAAAGGTGTCACGTTTCAGCCACCTGATGCCAAGCGATCGTATGCGTCACCATGTAAGAGAATCCCAAACCTTCCCGGATGAATTTAAAGCGCTCCGTCACGGCCCGCTTCTCTCGCcgttcttcctctgctctcaccTGATCCCACAAAAGCAACTGCCGGTCGTTGCACCGCGACACGCCCGTTGTGAGGAGCATCTTCAAGTTACCCAGGAACAGAACCTTGCTGGTTTTGTGCATCTTGCAGCTGCCGTCCTGCACAAAGCGCACGACACAGTAAATATTTGGATGGTGAATCCGCTGACAAGGAAAACTTAGATTCAATGTTCCTTATGCTCCCATGCAAGCTTGTGTAGGCCCCAGAGGTCGGTAGAGTTCGGCTCAGGCGAGCAAACGTTACCTGCAGTAGGTTTCCTGAGCGCGGCTCCATCAGCCGGACCTTCCTGTCCTTGCAGACGGTGGCGAGGAGGCTGCCGTCTGTGTTGAAAGACATGGAGATGACAACGTCCGGGTGGTGGCTGATCGTCCGCACCGGGTTCTTGATCACCTGCTCCGGACAGTCCAGGTTCCAGATCATCACCTGCAAACAAATATCACACGAATTATTATCAATGAGTCAATCCCATCTATTTCGGATGGCTCCTGGACGCATGCCCTGGGGAGTTGTTACGGGCATGACCCGcccgggaggaggcctcgggggggggggggggtcactcattGCGATCGTTTCTTTGAAAACAGGCGACCGAGCCGGTTCTCCAGGCAGTTAAATCATCTCCCCGGCTGCTACTGTTCCGAGCATCGTCGGAATTCAAAGAGTTCCCCGCGTGggcaaagcgggggggggggatttatttcCACGGACCTCAGAGCGCTATGCTTTGtagagaaagaaaatacaatgtAGGAAGGAACAAGAGCAGATATTTTAAAGAGACCTCTGCCTTTAAATCTGTCAAATAATGAGGAATTTGAATGATTCCAATTCTGTTTTTGATTTATTATAAATAACTTAGCTGCAGTAAACGGGCTACTAGTGTTAGAATGTTTAATTATGTTACTGTTGCCTCCCTCCTTGTAAAGAAACAAgtcagtctgtgtgtttgtgtcacctGGTAGTCGTATCCCGTACTGAAGAGGACGTTGTTAGCAGTCGGGTGCCACTCAATGAGGCCCACTCTGCGGCTGTGGCCCTGGAGCTCCTTCCACGCTGCCGTCAGGTTCTTCTGCAAGCCACGGGGAGGAATCTCCCACACCTTCACCTGCAGACACGCAAACAGAGGTCACATGTAGCTTCACTCAGTAATTCAGCGGATAAGGACAAACTGTTCTTGTGCTACATGCAGCGACAACGATGATGAGTCAGCACTTGTCGTGTACGAACCGTGGCGTCCTCAGAGCAGGAGGCGATGCAGTAGTCGTTGAAGGGGTTCCACTTGATGTCCAACACGTTGCCTCTGTGGCCCGATACTCTGGGATGGTGAGGGTCCACTTTCCCCGTCTgatagcaacaaaaaaaaaaagaagaagagttaTATTATTCCTTGGCTCATATGCCAATTTAAAtccagagggggaggaggaagggagaggcgTTCCAACTTGATGGATCGCTCCGGAGGGGAGACGTACAGAGAGGGATTACAAATCTAAACAGCACTGGGATTATTGATGAGAACACTCATTTCTGATAACAGCATCTGATGTGATAATATGCATCAATAATGTCTGCAAGTGTTGAGTAATTCCATCGAAGATGAGATCAGTCGGGGAGATAAGAGAATACAGAGGGGAGAAAAATACTGCATGCAGTGTTCAAGGCTGTGGTGAATAACCTGGAGGAGGTTTCCTGATCAAGGGATTATTTTGGCTCCAATGCTGCAATCTATTTATAATCTGAGGGCACGGCTGTCTTTTCCCAGGTGTGCTGTGTGCGCACACCTGGGAAAAGAGCAAAGACCGGAGCAAAGACAAACCCTGCAATCCTAACAAGGACAACATCAATATGTTCTCTGCAACCAGACCGAGAGGACCCTTGAACCGATCCGCATTCTGAGGCAAACGTGGACCGCGCTTAAAAAATGGCGATGGAGTTACTCACGTGACGGATGGGCAGGACCAGGAAGGCCCCTCCCCCGGCGCACTCGGTGATGACTGCCAGGAACTGTGGGTTGACGGCGCAGAAGTTGTTGTCCTGGACGCTGCGCGTGATTGGCACGCCATCGAAGCAGCTCTCCTTGGGCGCTGCCTTCCCAAAGACGTGGCGGAACTTGGAGCTGCGGTACTGAGGACGCCATGTCAtctgagagaggacagagggacaAGGTCAACCAAGCAGAGTCCTTACTCTTACAGTGATGGGAAGGGGTTCATACCGGTACTGGTGTGGTGTCCCGCATGGTCTTAAATTAGGTTCCTTTACTTATCAATTATTTTAAGCGGttctctgctcttcatctttaaattattgtattttagGTCAACACATTATGGTTATCGTTTGATTAGGACCTCTTATTTAGAACCTTCGAAGCATCCCCACAGATTAGacaatcacaaaaataaattcatttaacaaattAGGAATTATGTTATCTCCTCAAATCCATGTTGAACGGAAACAAACTGTACCAAAAAAGGTAGAAAATAACCAGATCCCATTCAGGAAAGaaaactaaaatatttaatttgaaaagtaATTTTACATTCGtgaaaaaatgacatcaaaacgGTGAAATCAAACAAAACGGTGAAATCTTTGACGGAGCTTTAAGAATAAGATGTCGTAATCAGGCGTTTACTGTTAATTCCTGTTTCTTatatcatttatttgtattgtagtGAACCAAATACTCATACTTTTACTAATTATTGAGCCAGATAATATTGGCCCCCCTGACTCAATAATAAAAGAGTAAATAAACGCAGCAGAAACCTGCTATGCTTCCCGTGTCCAGAGTCCCTTTTAAGGCACTTCACGTATGCTCGTCGATGCAAATGTCATTAAATCAAAAGATAAGTGGCCTTTGTCAGCAGTGATGAGGCCGAGCCAGCCAGCATGTCTGCTCTGCCACTGGGCCCGTCCGTTGCACGGCCATTACTTATGAATTAGAGGCGGAGGAGGCCGATGGAAAAGATGTCAATGCAACAAATGCACCTGAACAGCAACTTccagcacagacagacagacagacagacagacagagagacgtcGCAAAGAGGTGAAGAGGTAATGAAAATGGGTATAAGCAAAACAAGATGCACAAACCCTTGAAATCTTTACAGTCAATAATATTCTCCTGGTTAATGCAGACCGTTTGCTGGCCTTTTGAGATGATGGCTAATGCGTCTAAAATAATTTAGACACATCCCATCCTGTCAGAGTCACAGACAAGCACAAGCACGGATCTCGCCTCTCCGTGACTCCTTTTATTCTTCCACCTCTCACATTCTGCCCGgaggcaatgacaaaaagccTCACGCTGTCACCCTGGAATGTTTTCCCTCCTCATCTGAGCGCATCCCGACGGCTGATCCAGCAGTGTCAACCCAACCTGATAGCGTCTGAATTAGAAATGGAATCGTTTCCTGCACGCCCCCACCTTTCCACAGAGCTTTGTGCAGAGCAaccaaatcaaatatttaaaaaaggcaACCTCCTCGACAACAAGCAAGACTGAGACCGGTCTTGTACTTTTCACCACATatttgaaagcatttttttttttcccagttcaAAAGGCCTTGAATGCAATGCCGAGTCAGCGGCTGCACATGCACGTAGATACCGGAGCACACGGGTTGATTTAGTCTGTTCGAGTGCTGCCGAGGCCAGAAGGAGAGGCTTCCCGGGCAGGAAGCTGAGACATCGCGTCACATCTGAGGCAGGTTGTGATCGGAGGCGGCGGCTTTGTTGCAGCTGTGTCTGACAGCAGGTACACACAGCAGGCTGCGTTGGcggagaggatgaagacgaaCACACGATTCTGGCTATTTTTAAACCAGTTACTGATTAAAAAGACAGCCAGGCAATGTTTACTGACAGGCACAGGAACAGGCCTCTCTCGACAGGCTTCATGTCTggtgcaagtaaaaaaaataaaaagataaaaggtCTTTTTATGTCAGATGGAAATTTATTTTAGTCTGTGACAAGTGAGTCACGGCGGCAGCCACAAAATGAGGGTGAAAAGAGTTGTTAAAAACTACAGTGAGAGACAAGAAGTAAGAAGATATTCTGCACCCCAGGTTTGCTCAGCCTGAGTTCCTGTGTGGGTCTGTACCTGCATTTCCCCCTAATCCTCGCCTGCAGGCTGTCTCGTAAGCATCTCATAACTCATAAAAGGGAACACCAGCTGCCACTCCTCTCCTTGGCTCGCCAAGGCTCAGCGCTGGACGAGTGGAAGTTCAAAGTTTACTTACGGCCGTCGAGGTATCAGTTAAAGCAGCACTGGGATCTAAAGCGGTgagccttgctcaagggcacctcggcagtgctctgagggtaaaactagCCCCTCTCCAGCCTCTAGCACACGTAaattttgtctgggctgggacttgaactgacggactccttctccttctgcatCTGAGGGACGCCATGTTTAGTAAACGCTCCAGGTGAAACTCAAGACGAGGGATGGCACAGGTGGGATCGCATGCCATGGCGGCATGAATCAAGCACATGTATGCAGCCGTCACGTGTGTCTCTGGGCCggcgaaacacacacactgcacacggTTTAGTCTGTCTGCTCTCAGACAGAGATGATGGCGTACAAGCCGACGTCTCATCAGAGGATGAGACGGGCGGCGAGCAGACCGGGAGCGTTTACCTGGCGGCTCCTTCAGATTTGTGCTTGCAAGCAGGGTTAACGTTATCCTTGAGATATTTGAAAAGCAAACAAGAGGTGCACGTTTTCAGGGGCTATGGAATGGTGTGACTtgcacatatgtgtgtgtgtgtgtgtgtgtaatgtgcaGATTACGTGCATTCACACGCTCACAAACAACACATGTCGGTTTCTGCTCATTGCTTCAGTCTAACAATCGGGTTCCGTTTGTTCTGCAGCGCTCAGACCTTCGGATTTATTGACGAGGCCGTTCCAGCGAGACAAAAGCTGAATGAATGATTAACATATACAGGAGTCTGGAGGCAAGGGCGTGGACGACACCTTTATTGCACATGAAAACACGGTGATGTCACAGCTACGGCAATTATGGAGGCCAAAGCTTAAGCCCAGAGGGGGGGTGTGAACTGGGATGCATGTTTACACCAGTTTGGGtactcattttctttatttcctccttCAGATAAGTTTCTACGTGGTCCAGGGGCTGCGTTGCTTCACGGTGATAAAGTGCATGAATGGCAGCGCTTTAAGGGTTAACGCCACAATAAATAAGACATCTCCGGTTAGAGATGATTTCACTTAACCGGGAACGATGTTTGATTTGGTTATTACAAACATCAATAGGAGAATTAATTAAAAAGGAGAACAAGCTGCAACATGCATGGGAGccatttcctttctctctctttttttttttttttaaatagtgcAGATTCAGGCAAGgcaaaaacaatgtttgattCATCTTGTTGAAGCCTGtctcatgcacatgcacaccaaTTTTAATtccccagggggaacagtgcaCTATAACACAcaatgagggagggagagtgagcgagagagagagagatttgagGACAGAGGACTAACGAGACAAAGATCAATAAAGAggacattaaaagaaaaaaactaaaatcacaGAACACAAGAGAAGTAGTGTGGAATTGAGGGTGATAGAAATCAGCAGCACTCACCCTGTCGAGTGTGTTGTCAGCGGCACAAGGGGGAGCGGTGGGTCCTCAAGCCACAGGAGGGTTTTTAGGTCTGACTGGCACGAaataaacccccccccaaagacaaCCCCTTTCTTGCTTTACCTGACACATCCACAaacacc is a window from the Brachionichthys hirsutus isolate HB-005 unplaced genomic scaffold, CSIRO-AGI_Bhir_v1 contig_257, whole genome shotgun sequence genome containing:
- the LOC137914620 gene encoding coronin-2B-like; the protein is MTWRPQYRSSKFRHVFGKAAPKESCFDGVPITRSVQDNNFCAVNPQFLAVITECAGGGAFLVLPIRHTGKVDPHHPRVSGHRGNVLDIKWNPFNDYCIASCSEDATVKVWEIPPRGLQKNLTAAWKELQGHSRRVGLIEWHPTANNVLFSTGYDYQVMIWNLDCPEQVIKNPVRTISHHPDVVISMSFNTDGSLLATVCKDRKVRLMEPRSGNLLQDGSCKMHKTSKVLFLGNLKMLLTTGVSRCNDRQLLLWDQDDMSVPLLQENLDGSSGLLFPFYDPDTHMLYIAGKGDGNIRYYEISSEKPYIHYLTEYRSNLPQKGLGAMPKRGVDVSSCEVFRFYKLVTIKSLVEPLSMIVPRRSDSYQEDIYPMTAGNRPALTAEEWLSGIDKGPVLISLKPGSQVAESPYSDVSKGLGSPLDTRRSHSRPGSLQLGYFQNQLGTKDGKGDGSLAAGDKSWTPISNGEDLTLCSPPKTENELRMTFLKQQDEIRRLRELLNQRDVCIKQLELEIKNIKNSPSQSSL